The Halomicronema hongdechloris C2206 genome includes a window with the following:
- a CDS encoding serine/threonine protein kinase — MQQLLGQTIHNRYRIQSLLGRQTGRRTFLATDLATQSPVVVKLLLFNPDFTWEDFKLFEREANTLKALDHAAIPQYLDSFELDTQLGKGFALVQSYIDASSLETAIQAGRLFTEADLIEIAGQILEILIYLHGQNPPVIHRDIKPSNILLANRSGHSVGTLYLVDFGSVQTAINQNSGTITIVGSYGYIPLEQFAGKTTTASDLYGLGMTLIYLITGVHPADLPQINGQVDFSGDRISYRFSRWLKQMTNPHLDRRFDSTTAALKALHVDAESDGCNSHLKPASSQVELYRDCDRIEIITQKTPVADSCAGCIVLAFFSIILSLSTGSLVIGTSLFLSIILISGIYARNLVTTKEVLCIERNTKISIFYRRGSTQREHHSSPFQAINLLAYNPGYTFDRYINEQGRTITGGTVTISPNLSVYAGSLEYQVGGGHLSQAELWWLGQELSDFLNLEMKIIYPTPKVPAEQTCGCGC; from the coding sequence ATGCAACAACTCCTTGGCCAAACCATACATAATCGCTATCGGATTCAATCCTTACTGGGGCGTCAAACTGGCCGTAGGACTTTCCTGGCCACCGACTTAGCAACGCAATCGCCCGTTGTCGTCAAGCTGCTGCTGTTTAATCCCGACTTTACCTGGGAAGACTTCAAGCTGTTTGAGCGGGAGGCCAACACCCTCAAGGCCCTCGACCATGCAGCGATTCCGCAATACCTTGACTCCTTTGAACTCGATACGCAGTTAGGCAAAGGCTTCGCCCTAGTGCAGAGCTATATTGACGCCTCTTCCTTAGAGACGGCAATTCAGGCAGGGCGGCTGTTTACAGAAGCAGATCTGATTGAGATAGCGGGTCAAATCTTAGAGATTTTGATCTATCTGCATGGGCAAAACCCACCAGTTATCCACCGCGATATTAAACCCAGCAATATTCTGCTGGCCAATCGCTCTGGCCATAGCGTTGGCACTCTCTATCTGGTTGATTTTGGTTCGGTCCAGACCGCCATAAATCAAAACAGCGGCACCATTACTATCGTTGGTAGCTATGGCTATATTCCCCTAGAACAATTTGCTGGCAAAACCACGACCGCATCAGATTTATACGGCCTGGGGATGACGTTAATTTATCTGATAACCGGTGTTCATCCCGCTGATCTTCCCCAGATCAATGGCCAAGTTGATTTTAGCGGTGATCGGATTAGCTATAGGTTCTCAAGATGGCTAAAACAGATGACTAATCCCCATCTAGATCGACGATTTGATTCCACTACCGCAGCACTCAAGGCACTTCACGTTGACGCAGAAAGCGATGGCTGTAATTCCCACCTCAAGCCTGCCAGTAGCCAGGTTGAGCTGTATCGAGATTGCGATCGCATTGAGATAATCACCCAAAAAACACCTGTTGCAGATTCCTGCGCAGGTTGTATCGTTCTTGCATTTTTCTCCATCATACTTTCTCTATCTACAGGCTCTTTAGTGATAGGAACTTCATTGTTTCTATCGATCATTCTCATAAGTGGAATTTACGCCAGAAACCTAGTGACTACTAAAGAAGTACTATGTATCGAGAGAAATACGAAAATTAGTATATTTTATCGCAGAGGCTCAACTCAGCGGGAGCATCATTCGTCTCCATTTCAAGCAATTAATTTACTGGCTTATAATCCAGGCTATACCTTCGACCGCTACATCAATGAGCAAGGCAGAACAATTACGGGTGGGACAGTCACCATTTCTCCGAATCTCTCTGTTTATGCTGGCAGTCTTGAATATCAAGTGGGTGGCGGGCACCTTTCTCAAGCAGAGCTGTGGTGGCTGGGACAGGAACTGAGTGACTTTCTGAATCTGGAAATGAAAATCATTTATCCCACCCCTAAAGTCCCTGCAGAGCAAACCTGTGGATGTGGCTGTTAA
- a CDS encoding glycine-rich domain-containing protein — MTPDQKALYARICRFELDDPSASFPFSAKLAWEYQWSEIYTYRAIQEYKKFMFLATISDIDLSPSTVVDRVWHLHLLYTRSYWDEFCGKVLNKPLHHFPGSGGVDEGLKYYHQYCRTVDMYFNYFGAPPNDIWNRPKFKSEGTLFQWVDRRRCWIISKPTIVFWFQKLFGKETCKLWTRTLAVSPKLLVKKQSDRNLVPFGDKGTFSEAHIKEAKYSNGSNSNFIGSVADYH; from the coding sequence ATGACACCAGACCAAAAAGCCTTGTATGCTCGCATCTGCCGATTTGAGCTAGACGACCCATCGGCAAGCTTTCCCTTTTCTGCCAAACTCGCCTGGGAATATCAGTGGTCAGAAATCTATACCTACCGAGCCATTCAGGAATACAAGAAATTCATGTTCCTGGCAACGATCAGCGATATAGATCTCTCGCCCTCTACTGTCGTTGATCGGGTCTGGCATCTGCATCTACTATATACCCGTTCCTACTGGGATGAGTTTTGCGGCAAGGTTTTGAATAAACCACTCCACCATTTTCCGGGATCAGGAGGAGTAGATGAAGGTCTAAAATATTATCACCAATACTGTCGAACAGTAGACATGTATTTTAACTATTTTGGCGCGCCACCGAATGATATTTGGAATCGACCCAAGTTCAAGAGTGAAGGAACATTGTTCCAATGGGTGGATCGTCGCCGCTGCTGGATTATTTCGAAGCCAACTATAGTATTCTGGTTTCAGAAACTGTTTGGAAAGGAGACATGCAAGCTTTGGACAAGGACTTTAGCCGTTTCGCCTAAACTTTTGGTGAAAAAACAGTCTGATCGAAATCTAGTGCCATTTGGTGATAAAGGAACCTTTTCTGAGGCTCATATCAAAGAGGCTAAGTACTCAAATGGCAGCAACAGTAATTTTATTGGATCGGTCGCTGACTACCATTAG
- a CDS encoding tetratricopeptide repeat protein, whose product MKVRIYVLAWGGVILSWLEVPTQVSMGFGATGLAAAEISQPADSGEEVEALSEAEMGLSDQGASLHFALTWASQHPAATATIPQTEASQHLETLQTYRREASQYIAQATALLTTGEIDAALDSYDRAIQLWQQGLELLQSQAAPDLQREFLLGLSLAFGVVGEQHRQVQRYDQALATTEQGLRYGQRLLALTDAADGSEDAFYPEALNALQLLYSNLGFIYAGQHLYPEALAAQQQALAMAAQLDDPALMFRSLTAIYATHVALSDYRQALTINERRLAIATTLEDPDGQLSALIGLGRTYHDLGRYPEALAHHQRALFLAREHSRLRDEISSLNNLGLTHSVLGRYDEALTALNTALSLTRELRQRLQTADTLELDRACFPLLSQEFSRTDVSRQFCLEGTWLSESKILNTMASVYEAQGRYSEALERYQQSLAIAKEHLQGSPLYSKQDEATFLNNIGGLHGNRGDYDQAREYYQQAFALQTAIADRQGMAVSLNNIGALYETQGRYPEALNQLNRALELAEALGLQTLKGSVLSNLGSIYRQQGEFERAAALYQASLELDRSLGRRDDVAVSFNNLGLLKFEQGQYGQAIDYVQQALAIHRAIGQRPHQIIDLNNLGSYYRAQGRYADSLGRLQQALGIAQEIGNRSGQAYALLQLGKTHRQLGQYEPALAFSQPALSLFQAMGDRTGEAATLADQGLIYAQQNRHELALQSFEAALAIYRTTGDVAGESITLQQVGFLHEKAGDYPAAETAFQQTLAIQQQIGARGFEGISLQGLGTVYAAQGHPRALETLQRAIARHRDVGNRPREADALNNQGAALIRAGKFSQAEAVLRQSLDLFESLRTDLLDDQLIAILDSQASAYANLERALIAQDKPTEALAITERGRARAFVLQLAGRLSKSAKPNWRFIPRLRPRQLLKSGRLPATTTQPWWPTP is encoded by the coding sequence ATGAAGGTGCGGATCTATGTTCTAGCTTGGGGGGGTGTGATACTGTCCTGGCTCGAAGTACCTACTCAGGTATCGATGGGTTTCGGGGCAACAGGGTTAGCCGCTGCCGAGATTTCCCAGCCTGCTGATAGCGGCGAGGAGGTGGAAGCTCTCAGTGAAGCCGAGATGGGGCTTTCTGATCAGGGCGCATCTCTCCATTTCGCCCTCACCTGGGCCAGCCAGCATCCCGCGGCCACTGCCACAATCCCCCAAACAGAAGCCAGTCAGCATTTAGAGACTTTACAGACGTACCGGCGTGAGGCCAGTCAGTATATCGCCCAAGCCACCGCGCTGTTAACCACTGGCGAGATTGACGCCGCCCTTGACTCCTATGACCGGGCCATCCAGCTATGGCAACAAGGGCTGGAGCTACTGCAGTCGCAGGCTGCCCCTGATCTGCAGCGGGAATTTCTGCTGGGACTGTCCCTTGCCTTCGGAGTGGTGGGGGAGCAGCACCGTCAGGTCCAACGCTACGATCAGGCCCTAGCGACGACGGAGCAGGGACTACGCTATGGTCAACGGCTCTTGGCTTTGACTGATGCTGCCGATGGTTCAGAGGATGCTTTCTATCCGGAGGCGCTCAATGCGCTGCAACTGCTCTACAGCAATCTTGGCTTCATTTACGCCGGGCAGCATCTCTATCCGGAGGCGCTGGCGGCCCAGCAGCAGGCGTTGGCGATGGCTGCGCAGCTGGATGATCCGGCCCTGATGTTCCGGAGTCTGACGGCCATCTATGCCACCCATGTAGCCCTGAGCGACTACCGGCAAGCGCTGACGATAAATGAACGGCGGCTTGCGATCGCAACTACCCTAGAAGACCCGGATGGGCAGCTATCTGCCCTGATAGGCCTGGGCAGAACCTACCACGACCTGGGCCGCTATCCAGAGGCATTAGCCCACCATCAGCGGGCCTTGTTCCTGGCCAGAGAGCACAGCCGTCTCAGAGATGAAATCTCCAGCCTCAACAATCTGGGGCTGACTCACAGCGTGTTAGGACGGTATGACGAGGCCCTAACGGCCCTAAATACTGCCCTCAGCCTCACCCGAGAGCTGCGCCAGCGTCTCCAAACAGCCGATACCCTGGAGCTTGATCGAGCCTGCTTCCCGCTGCTCAGCCAGGAGTTCAGCCGCACCGACGTCTCCCGACAATTCTGCCTGGAGGGCACCTGGCTCTCCGAGAGCAAGATTCTCAACACCATGGCGAGCGTCTATGAAGCCCAGGGCCGCTACTCAGAGGCCCTGGAGCGCTACCAACAATCCCTTGCGATCGCAAAAGAGCACCTCCAGGGGAGTCCGCTCTACAGCAAACAGGACGAAGCGACGTTTCTGAATAATATTGGCGGGCTTCACGGAAATCGAGGCGACTACGATCAGGCCCGGGAGTATTACCAGCAGGCCTTCGCCCTGCAAACCGCTATCGCAGACCGGCAAGGCATGGCCGTCAGCCTCAATAATATCGGCGCTCTCTATGAGACCCAGGGACGATACCCCGAGGCACTGAATCAGCTCAACCGGGCCTTGGAACTCGCTGAAGCCCTTGGGCTGCAAACCTTAAAAGGCAGTGTCCTGAGTAATTTGGGGTCAATATATCGGCAACAAGGCGAGTTTGAGCGGGCCGCAGCCCTCTACCAAGCGTCCCTGGAACTCGATCGCAGCTTGGGACGCCGAGACGACGTGGCCGTGAGCTTCAATAATCTCGGCCTGCTCAAATTTGAACAGGGCCAGTACGGCCAAGCCATCGACTACGTGCAGCAAGCCCTGGCCATTCATCGGGCCATTGGTCAGCGCCCCCACCAAATTATCGATCTCAACAACCTCGGCAGCTATTACCGGGCCCAAGGTCGTTATGCCGATTCCCTAGGGAGGCTGCAGCAGGCGTTAGGGATTGCCCAAGAGATTGGCAACCGTAGCGGTCAAGCCTATGCCCTATTGCAGTTGGGCAAAACCCACAGACAGCTGGGCCAGTATGAGCCCGCCCTCGCCTTCAGCCAGCCAGCCCTGTCCCTGTTTCAGGCCATGGGCGATCGCACCGGTGAGGCGGCAACCTTAGCCGACCAGGGGCTCATCTACGCCCAACAAAACCGCCACGAGTTAGCCCTGCAGAGCTTCGAAGCAGCCCTGGCCATCTATCGCACCACAGGAGATGTAGCAGGGGAAAGTATCACCCTGCAACAGGTGGGCTTCCTGCACGAGAAGGCAGGCGACTATCCAGCTGCCGAGACCGCCTTCCAGCAGACATTAGCCATCCAGCAACAAATTGGGGCACGAGGCTTTGAGGGCATCAGCTTACAAGGGTTGGGCACCGTCTATGCCGCCCAAGGCCATCCCCGAGCCCTGGAGACCTTACAACGGGCTATCGCCCGCCATCGAGACGTGGGTAATCGCCCCAGGGAAGCCGATGCCCTGAACAATCAAGGGGCAGCGCTGATTCGCGCGGGCAAATTTTCCCAGGCTGAGGCCGTCCTCCGTCAGTCCCTTGACCTGTTTGAATCCCTGCGCACGGATCTCCTCGATGACCAGTTGATTGCGATTCTCGACAGTCAGGCCAGCGCCTATGCCAACCTGGAGCGGGCGTTGATCGCTCAAGACAAACCCACCGAGGCCCTAGCTATTACCGAACGAGGGCGGGCTCGGGCCTTTGTGCTGCAACTTGCCGGGCGCCTGTCCAAAAGCGCCAAGCCGAACTGGCGATTCATCCCACGGCTCAGGCCCCGACAATTGCTGAAATCCGGCAGATTGCCCGCGACAACAACACAACCCTGGTGGCCTACTCCCTGA
- a CDS encoding CHAT domain-containing protein, with translation MGLSRSLITAGVPSVIVSLWAVPDAPTADLMTEFYRQLQQGQSPAQALRQAMLTIQQKHPNPRDWAGFTLLGAAE, from the coding sequence GTGGGACTATCCCGCTCTTTGATTACGGCTGGGGTGCCCAGTGTGATCGTGTCGTTGTGGGCCGTGCCGGATGCTCCTACCGCGGACCTGATGACGGAGTTTTACCGCCAGCTTCAGCAGGGACAATCCCCGGCCCAGGCGTTACGGCAGGCGATGTTAACGATCCAGCAGAAACACCCAAATCCTAGAGACTGGGCCGGGTTTACGCTCCTGGGGGCAGCGGAGTAA